In Meleagris gallopavo isolate NT-WF06-2002-E0010 breed Aviagen turkey brand Nicholas breeding stock chromosome 2, Turkey_5.1, whole genome shotgun sequence, the following are encoded in one genomic region:
- the LOC104909709 gene encoding cAMP and cAMP-inhibited cGMP 3',5'-cyclic phosphodiesterase 10A, protein MMTACDLCSVTKLWPVTRLTANDIYAEFWAEGDEMKKTGIQPIPMMDRDKKDEVPQGQIGFYNAVAIPCYTTLAQIFPPTGPLLRACRDNLNQWEKVTRGEEASIWITSQSIAPGTSDSLPVKTDD, encoded by the exons ATGATGACTGCTTGTGATTTGTGTTCTGTAACAAAACTGTGGCCAGTTACCAGACTGACAGCCAATGATATATATGCTGAGTTCTGGGCTGAG ggcgatgaaatgaaaaagacagGTATTCAACCTATTCCTATGATGGACAGAGACAAGAAGGATGAAGTCCCTCAGGGTCAA ATTGGATTCTACAATGCTGTAGCCATCCCATGTTACACCACACTTGCACAAatctttcctccaactgggcCACTACTCCGAGCATGCAG GGACAATCTCAACCAGTGGGAGAAAGTAACGAGAGGTGAAGAAGCCTCTATATGGATTACTTCCCAGTCCATTGCTCCTGGAACCTCAGATTCACTTCCTGTGAAGACTGATGactga